Proteins from a genomic interval of Amycolatopsis sp. cg13:
- a CDS encoding VOC family protein: MVPSRNNRESAEFFANLLGFEIGEEWGPFIPVETSNGVRLDFATVPDEDRKLQHYCFLIPEDDFDAFFLRLKESGVEYHAGPGGQGPGEINHNHEGRGVYFLDPGGNGIEVITQPYEPERKRPASW; this comes from the coding sequence ATGGTCCCGTCCCGGAACAACCGGGAATCCGCCGAATTCTTCGCGAACCTACTCGGGTTCGAGATCGGCGAGGAATGGGGCCCGTTCATCCCCGTCGAAACCAGCAACGGCGTGCGGCTCGACTTCGCCACGGTTCCCGACGAAGACCGCAAGCTGCAGCACTACTGCTTCCTCATTCCGGAAGACGACTTCGACGCGTTTTTCCTGCGGCTGAAGGAATCCGGGGTCGAGTACCACGCCGGGCCGGGCGGTCAGGGCCCCGGCGAGATCAATCACAACCACGAAGGCCGCGGCGTGTATTTCCTGGACCCGGGCGGAAACGGGATCGAGGTCATCACGCAGCCGTACGAGCCGGAGCGGAAACGGCCGGCGAGCTGGTAA
- a CDS encoding UDP-glucose/GDP-mannose dehydrogenase family protein, which produces MSSARIVVVGTGYVGLTTGACLASLGHRVTCVDVDVAKVNRLSAGRVDILEPGLAELVSRGLANGRLSFVVGAREAVRGAEGVFLCVPTPMGAGGSADLRAVEAVTAEIGDVLPPGCALITKSTVPVGTAKRIRAMVGRDDVPVVSNPEFLREGTAVQDFLNPDRIVVGSDCRAAAAWVGQLYGDLAAPIVVADAASAELVKYAANCFLALKLSYVNSIAELCERLGADIDLVTEGMGYDRRIGRTFLKPGPGWGGSCLPKDTSALVKVAESVDYDFRMLTSAIDENIAQRDRIVAKIAGACGGTLAGARIGVLGLAFKAGTNDLRDSPALAVSSVLGALGAEITAYDPAVSGGIAGMTVVDDPYQVAKDADVVVVLTEWAEFRNLDWVAIADAMEGDDVVDTRNLLDPGMILDAGLSWQGVGRPRAARRRVPVS; this is translated from the coding sequence ATGAGCTCAGCTCGGATCGTGGTGGTAGGGACGGGATACGTCGGATTGACCACGGGGGCTTGTCTCGCGAGCCTCGGGCATCGCGTCACCTGCGTGGACGTGGACGTGGCGAAAGTGAACCGGCTCTCAGCGGGCCGCGTGGACATCCTCGAACCAGGACTGGCCGAACTGGTCTCCCGCGGACTGGCGAACGGACGGCTGTCGTTCGTCGTCGGCGCGCGGGAAGCCGTTCGCGGCGCGGAAGGCGTTTTCCTCTGCGTGCCGACGCCGATGGGCGCGGGCGGGTCCGCGGATTTGCGTGCGGTGGAGGCGGTGACCGCCGAGATCGGCGACGTGCTGCCGCCGGGCTGCGCGCTGATCACGAAGTCGACGGTGCCGGTCGGCACCGCGAAACGCATCCGCGCGATGGTCGGCCGCGACGACGTGCCGGTCGTGTCCAACCCGGAGTTTCTGCGCGAAGGCACTGCGGTGCAAGACTTCCTGAACCCGGACCGGATCGTGGTCGGGTCGGATTGCCGTGCCGCGGCCGCGTGGGTCGGGCAGCTGTACGGCGACCTCGCCGCACCGATCGTGGTCGCCGACGCGGCCAGCGCGGAACTGGTCAAGTACGCGGCGAACTGCTTCCTCGCGCTCAAACTGTCCTATGTGAACTCGATCGCCGAACTGTGCGAACGGCTCGGCGCGGACATCGACCTGGTCACCGAAGGCATGGGCTACGACCGGCGGATCGGCCGCACGTTCCTCAAGCCTGGCCCCGGATGGGGCGGCTCGTGCCTGCCCAAGGACACCAGCGCGCTGGTCAAGGTCGCCGAGTCGGTCGACTACGACTTCCGCATGCTGACCTCGGCGATCGACGAGAACATCGCCCAGCGCGACCGCATTGTGGCGAAGATCGCCGGCGCCTGCGGCGGAACGCTGGCAGGCGCGCGGATCGGCGTGCTGGGCTTGGCGTTCAAGGCGGGCACGAACGATCTGCGCGATTCCCCCGCGCTGGCAGTGTCTTCGGTGCTCGGTGCGCTCGGTGCGGAGATCACCGCGTACGACCCGGCGGTGTCCGGCGGCATCGCGGGCATGACCGTCGTGGACGATCCCTACCAGGTCGCCAAGGACGCGGATGTCGTTGTGGTGCTTACCGAATGGGCCGAGTTCCGCAATCTCGACTGGGTCGCGATCGCGGACGCGATGGAGGGCGACGACGTCGTCGACACCCGGAATCTGCTCGACCCCGGGATGATTCTCGACGCGGGGTTGTCGTGGCAGGGCGTCGGCCGTCCGCGCGCGGCTCGGCGGCGAGTTCCGGTTTCCTGA
- a CDS encoding SDR family NAD(P)-dependent oxidoreductase, with protein sequence MQITDTAALVTGGASGLGGATAKALAAKGARVFALDLAPSIEKAEQVEHVTYVEADVTDPDQVQAAVDTAASSGVPLRTVVNCAGIGPSARILSKKGRHDLGLYAKVIQINLIGTFNVLTVASEAIAKTEPLADDARGVIINTASVAAFDGQIGQVAYASSKGGVVGLTLPAARDLASHGIRVLTIAPGIVDTPMLATVSDEFRAGLAAGVPFPKRLARPDEYAQLALSLIDHDYLNGEVVRMDGSLRMAPR encoded by the coding sequence ATGCAGATCACCGACACCGCAGCGCTCGTCACGGGTGGCGCGTCCGGTCTCGGCGGCGCTACCGCCAAGGCACTGGCCGCGAAAGGCGCGCGGGTGTTCGCCCTCGACCTCGCGCCCTCGATCGAGAAGGCCGAGCAGGTCGAGCACGTCACCTACGTCGAGGCCGACGTGACCGACCCGGACCAGGTGCAGGCCGCCGTCGACACCGCGGCGAGCTCGGGCGTACCGCTGCGCACGGTGGTCAACTGCGCCGGCATCGGGCCGTCCGCGCGCATCCTGTCCAAGAAGGGCAGGCACGACCTCGGGCTGTACGCGAAGGTCATCCAGATCAACCTGATCGGCACCTTCAACGTGCTCACCGTCGCCTCCGAGGCGATCGCGAAGACCGAGCCGCTGGCCGACGACGCACGCGGCGTCATCATCAACACCGCGTCCGTCGCCGCCTTCGACGGCCAGATCGGGCAGGTGGCGTACGCGTCGTCCAAGGGCGGCGTGGTCGGCCTGACCCTGCCCGCCGCGCGCGACCTCGCCTCGCACGGCATCCGCGTGCTGACGATCGCGCCCGGCATCGTCGACACCCCGATGCTCGCCACCGTCAGCGACGAGTTCCGCGCCGGCCTCGCCGCCGGGGTGCCGTTCCCGAAGCGACTGGCGCGCCCCGACGAGTACGCGCAGCTCGCCCTCTCGCTGATCGACCACGACTACCTCAACGGCGAGGTCGTCCGCATGGACGGCTCGCTGCGGATGGCCCCGCGCTGA
- a CDS encoding class I SAM-dependent methyltransferase, whose amino-acid sequence MGNTQAKRHRTKLLPEMEGPIARAYARGRRTEPQLVQYRETAEMMAADLAEGTDLLEVAPGPGFFAVEMARTGRCKVTGLDVSRTFVELAREYAKEQGVPVDFRRGDVAAMPFADGSFDFLVCQAAFKNFADPVDALDEMHRVLRPGGVALVQDLSKSTTDAELDAEVARMNLGPVATFATVRTLRGLRRRAYTPEQFRATVAESKFRTCEVTPDGIGLEVRLRKE is encoded by the coding sequence ATGGGGAACACCCAGGCAAAACGGCACCGCACGAAGCTGCTGCCGGAGATGGAGGGGCCGATCGCCCGGGCATACGCGCGGGGGCGGCGCACCGAACCGCAGCTGGTGCAGTATCGCGAGACGGCCGAGATGATGGCCGCGGACCTGGCCGAGGGCACTGATCTGCTCGAGGTCGCGCCCGGGCCGGGTTTCTTCGCCGTCGAAATGGCTCGTACCGGGCGGTGCAAGGTGACCGGGCTGGACGTCAGCCGCACGTTTGTCGAGCTGGCCAGGGAGTACGCGAAAGAGCAGGGCGTCCCGGTGGACTTCCGCCGGGGCGACGTCGCGGCGATGCCGTTCGCGGACGGGTCGTTCGACTTCCTGGTCTGCCAGGCGGCGTTCAAGAACTTCGCCGACCCGGTGGACGCGCTCGACGAGATGCACCGGGTGCTGCGGCCCGGCGGCGTCGCGCTGGTGCAGGACCTGAGCAAGAGCACCACGGACGCGGAGCTGGACGCTGAGGTCGCGCGGATGAATCTCGGTCCGGTGGCCACGTTCGCCACCGTCCGCACGCTCCGCGGGCTGCGGCGGCGGGCGTACACGCCGGAGCAGTTCAGGGCGACCGTCGCGGAGAGCAAGTTCCGCACCTGCGAGGTGACCCCCGACGGGATCGGCCTCGAGGTGCGGTTGCGCAAGGAGTGA
- a CDS encoding helix-turn-helix transcriptional regulator, whose amino-acid sequence MKRRKVSNLLGLAVLATLFERPMHPYEVATLLRERGKEGDLKIKWGSLYTVVGNLEKHEFIEAVENVREGARPERTVYRITETGRAELEDWVAELLAVPDLEPTRFHTGLSVMLALGPDVVDEQLRHRVDELGQLIDERAEALAKMRTELPRLVLVEAEYQLAMWRAEAEWVRGLREELASGAIPGVGEWRHYRETGELPDMAAFVENEGE is encoded by the coding sequence GTGAAGCGGCGGAAGGTGTCCAACTTGCTGGGCCTCGCCGTGCTGGCCACGTTGTTCGAGCGGCCGATGCATCCGTACGAAGTCGCCACTCTTCTGCGGGAACGCGGCAAAGAAGGCGACCTGAAGATCAAGTGGGGCTCGCTCTACACGGTCGTCGGCAATCTCGAGAAGCACGAATTCATCGAGGCGGTCGAGAACGTGCGCGAGGGGGCGCGGCCGGAGCGGACCGTGTACCGGATCACCGAGACGGGGCGGGCCGAGCTGGAGGATTGGGTCGCCGAGCTGCTCGCGGTGCCCGATCTTGAGCCGACGCGGTTTCACACGGGGCTGTCGGTGATGCTCGCGCTCGGGCCGGACGTCGTTGACGAGCAGTTGCGGCACCGGGTCGACGAGCTGGGCCAGCTGATCGACGAACGTGCCGAGGCGCTGGCGAAGATGCGCACGGAGCTGCCGCGGCTGGTCCTCGTCGAGGCGGAGTACCAACTGGCGATGTGGCGCGCGGAGGCCGAATGGGTCCGCGGGCTGCGCGAGGAGCTGGCCTCCGGCGCGATTCCGGGGGTCGGGGAATGGCGGCACTACCGGGAAACCGGGGAGCTGCCCGACATGGCCGCCTTCGTCGAGAACGAAGGCGAATAA
- a CDS encoding MerR family transcriptional regulator, with amino-acid sequence MTPDPRDTPSPSSGGADKFDDDEYPAYTMGRAADMLGTSQNFLRSLDEAGLIEPQRSSGGHRRYSRQQLRLAARVRELVDQGTAVDAACRIVSLEDQLRESQRENEELRSAE; translated from the coding sequence ATGACCCCTGACCCACGCGATACCCCGTCCCCGAGTTCAGGCGGGGCCGACAAGTTCGACGACGACGAGTACCCCGCTTACACCATGGGCCGGGCCGCCGACATGCTCGGCACCAGCCAGAACTTCCTGCGCAGCCTGGACGAGGCCGGTCTGATCGAGCCGCAGCGCTCGTCCGGCGGGCATCGCCGCTATTCCCGCCAGCAGTTGCGCCTCGCCGCACGCGTGCGCGAACTGGTCGACCAGGGCACGGCCGTCGACGCCGCCTGCCGCATCGTCTCCCTTGAGGACCAGCTCCGCGAGTCGCAGCGGGAAAACGAGGAACTGCGCTCCGCCGAGTAA
- a CDS encoding TM0106 family RecB-like putative nuclease, giving the protein MGDEVLLDAGAVSRCRRRVHLEHDPAMRDVPLPPPDPTAQQRIDDATAHREEILEQLVAASGPDATWARVPRAASAGERVRLTEQAFADGAQYIWGALLPADPVGHRRGGIDLLVRVGDGYVPVLVVRHRITDRGQGAPTTAMTELDPARRSPDELRKVRSQPRDQLRLAHLRRMLESRELAASGRAVGGAIGLDADVVVWHDLTAGTWPGGRSALDEYDARFEDRLAVATAAATGAEALAAPSRVLECRRCPFWATCEVVLTETRDVSLVVRGEDAGELRRVGVSTVDKLAALDPAAEMPPMNWTGGTFSDAIMLARAWLADLTVVRRTPRIEVPRADVEVDVDMESFGDAGAYLWGTLLSGVDIGVPRGYRAFATWEPLPTVDEARSFAEFWAWFTDVRARTLAAGLTFRAYCYNALAENRWLFGSVDRFGEYPGVPEKRAVQSFVDSEEWVDLFRSVTDQFLCSRGKGLKVIAPVAGFAWRDPEAGGEASMRWYRDAVGMDGGVPDSEQRERLLRYNEDDVLATKALREWMSGRAQDEVPYMLDI; this is encoded by the coding sequence ATGGGAGACGAGGTGTTGCTCGACGCGGGAGCGGTGAGCCGTTGCCGCCGCCGGGTGCACCTGGAACACGACCCGGCGATGCGCGACGTGCCGCTGCCGCCGCCGGATCCGACGGCGCAGCAGCGCATCGACGACGCGACCGCGCACCGCGAGGAAATCCTCGAGCAGCTGGTGGCGGCCTCGGGGCCGGACGCCACCTGGGCGCGAGTGCCGCGTGCCGCGTCCGCGGGCGAGCGGGTGCGGCTCACCGAGCAGGCGTTCGCCGATGGCGCGCAGTACATCTGGGGCGCGTTGCTGCCCGCCGATCCGGTCGGGCACCGGCGCGGCGGCATCGACCTGCTCGTGCGCGTCGGCGACGGATACGTGCCGGTGCTGGTGGTCCGGCACCGGATCACCGACCGGGGCCAGGGCGCGCCCACCACCGCGATGACGGAGCTGGACCCAGCACGGCGTTCGCCGGACGAGCTGCGCAAGGTGCGCTCGCAGCCGCGAGACCAGCTGCGGCTCGCGCACCTGCGGCGGATGCTGGAGTCGCGCGAGCTGGCGGCCAGCGGCCGCGCGGTCGGCGGGGCGATCGGTCTCGACGCGGATGTCGTCGTGTGGCACGACCTCACCGCGGGCACCTGGCCGGGCGGCCGCAGCGCGCTGGACGAGTACGACGCGCGTTTCGAAGACCGGCTCGCGGTCGCGACCGCGGCCGCCACCGGTGCGGAAGCGCTGGCCGCGCCTTCGCGGGTGCTGGAGTGCCGGCGGTGTCCGTTCTGGGCCACCTGCGAGGTCGTGCTCACCGAGACGCGTGACGTGAGCCTGGTGGTGCGCGGCGAGGACGCGGGCGAGCTGCGCCGCGTCGGAGTGTCCACTGTAGACAAACTGGCCGCGCTGGATCCGGCCGCCGAGATGCCGCCGATGAACTGGACCGGCGGCACGTTCTCCGACGCGATCATGCTGGCGCGGGCGTGGCTGGCGGATCTCACGGTGGTGCGCCGGACGCCGCGGATCGAGGTGCCACGCGCGGACGTCGAGGTCGACGTGGACATGGAGAGCTTCGGTGACGCCGGGGCTTATCTGTGGGGGACGCTGCTGTCCGGAGTGGACATCGGGGTGCCACGGGGATACCGGGCGTTCGCGACCTGGGAACCGCTGCCGACGGTGGACGAGGCGCGGTCGTTCGCGGAGTTTTGGGCTTGGTTCACGGATGTTCGGGCGCGGACCCTTGCCGCGGGGCTGACTTTCCGGGCGTATTGCTACAACGCACTCGCGGAGAACCGGTGGCTGTTCGGGTCGGTGGATCGGTTCGGGGAGTATCCCGGGGTGCCGGAGAAGCGGGCTGTTCAGTCCTTTGTGGACTCTGAGGAGTGGGTGGATCTGTTCCGCAGTGTGACGGATCAGTTCCTGTGCTCGCGGGGCAAGGGGTTGAAGGTGATCGCTCCGGTCGCTGGGTTCGCTTGGCGCGATCCGGAAGCCGGCGGCGAGGCTTCGATGCGGTGGTACCGGGACGCGGTCGGGATGGACGGCGGGGTTCCCGATAGTGAGCAGCGGGAGCGGTTGTTGCGGTACAACGAGGATGATGTGCTGGCGACCAAGGCGCTGCGGGAGTGGATGAGCGGGCGGGCTCAGGACGAGGTTCCGTACATGCTGGACATCTGA
- a CDS encoding DUF6474 family protein, with amino-acid sequence MARKAKQDKAKQDEGEARITPKKAKNAVAVAKVLGPAVLPVLAPYAVRAAGAAREAYDRYQARKLGVAVDQLGEYTGRGAALHARIAGLVQGLGELKKSAKATEQDQKFAAETQSTLEQLSATVRAAERMPAARRKAAHRAVTGELERLEDQLLHRLGI; translated from the coding sequence ATGGCGCGCAAGGCCAAGCAAGACAAGGCCAAGCAGGACGAGGGTGAAGCCCGGATCACCCCGAAGAAGGCGAAGAACGCGGTCGCGGTGGCCAAGGTGCTCGGACCGGCGGTGCTGCCGGTGCTCGCGCCGTACGCGGTCCGCGCGGCGGGCGCGGCGCGGGAGGCGTACGACCGCTACCAGGCCCGCAAGCTGGGCGTCGCCGTCGACCAGCTCGGCGAGTACACCGGCCGCGGCGCGGCGCTGCACGCCCGGATCGCGGGTCTCGTGCAGGGCCTCGGCGAGCTGAAGAAGTCGGCGAAGGCGACCGAGCAGGACCAGAAGTTCGCCGCCGAGACGCAGTCGACGCTGGAGCAGCTGTCGGCCACGGTGCGCGCCGCCGAGCGCATGCCCGCGGCTCGGCGCAAGGCCGCGCACCGCGCGGTGACCGGCGAACTCGAACGGCTCGAAGACCAGCTGCTGCACCGTTTGGGCATCTGA
- a CDS encoding glycine betaine ABC transporter substrate-binding protein has translation MNVLKKAGALVGAALLAGTLSACGLDVNTSIPFKIEPGSIRPIPSLEGQRVVVGSKDFTENIILGYMAEMALSAAGADVIDLTDIKGSNSSRQALLNGQTDVTWEYTGTGWINYQGNELPVPGGEKAQYEATKKADAEKYGVTWLNYSPLNDQYAFATTEAYAAKNNLKSTSDLAKFLTTHPDQNRFCLETEFTSRQDGFPAAVKAYGFKNPKIENFGIGTIYSAVANGTCPVGEVFTTDGRISGLNLRVLEDDKKAFPQYNAAATLRTEFLNQHPEIRGPLETVAAALDNKQMVELCKKVDVDGKDAGTVAHDWMLEKGFIK, from the coding sequence ATGAACGTCCTGAAAAAGGCGGGCGCGCTCGTCGGCGCCGCCCTGCTCGCCGGGACGCTCTCGGCGTGCGGGCTCGACGTCAACACCTCGATCCCGTTCAAGATCGAACCGGGTTCGATCCGGCCGATCCCGTCGCTCGAAGGCCAGCGGGTGGTCGTCGGGTCGAAGGACTTCACCGAGAACATCATCCTCGGCTACATGGCCGAAATGGCGCTGAGCGCGGCGGGCGCGGACGTCATCGACCTCACCGACATCAAGGGGTCGAACTCGTCCCGGCAGGCGCTGCTCAACGGGCAGACCGACGTGACCTGGGAGTACACCGGCACCGGCTGGATCAACTACCAGGGCAACGAGCTGCCGGTTCCGGGCGGGGAGAAGGCGCAGTACGAGGCCACGAAGAAGGCCGACGCGGAGAAATACGGCGTCACCTGGCTGAACTACTCGCCGCTCAACGACCAGTACGCGTTCGCCACCACCGAGGCGTACGCGGCGAAGAACAACCTCAAGTCCACCTCGGACCTGGCGAAATTCCTCACCACGCATCCGGACCAGAACCGGTTCTGCCTGGAGACGGAGTTCACCAGCCGCCAGGACGGGTTCCCGGCGGCGGTCAAGGCGTACGGGTTCAAGAACCCGAAGATCGAGAACTTCGGGATCGGCACCATCTATTCGGCGGTGGCCAACGGCACCTGCCCGGTCGGCGAGGTGTTCACCACCGACGGCCGGATCTCCGGGCTGAACCTGCGCGTGCTCGAGGACGACAAGAAGGCGTTCCCGCAGTACAACGCCGCGGCGACGCTGCGCACGGAGTTCCTGAACCAGCACCCGGAGATCCGCGGGCCGCTGGAGACGGTGGCGGCGGCGCTCGACAACAAGCAGATGGTCGAGCTGTGCAAGAAGGTCGACGTGGACGGCAAGGACGCCGGCACCGTCGCGCACGACTGGATGCTCGAGAAGGGCTTCATCAAGTAG
- a CDS encoding ABC transporter permease, with protein MTAAVDTGFSTESGSRRAERVRLFAQPAVVVLIVAVTLIWVFASGLTATEKETLNAESLLTALRDHVAMTVVVTAIVVLVAVPLGIIVTRPWAKWLAPIFLAIANIGQAAPALGVLVLWFIFTGAVGGLWVAALPLAFYSLLPVLRNTMVGIQQVDPSLIDAGRGIGMSAQKVLWRVEFPLAVPLILAGLRTSLVLAVGTATFGMFVNAGGFGLLIDTGYKLNLTKVLITGSVLAVALALLVDWLGAVAEQYFGPKGLR; from the coding sequence ATGACCGCTGCCGTCGATACTGGTTTCAGCACCGAGTCAGGCTCCCGCCGCGCGGAACGCGTCCGGCTGTTCGCCCAGCCCGCCGTGGTCGTGCTGATCGTCGCGGTCACGCTCATCTGGGTCTTCGCGAGCGGGCTCACCGCGACCGAGAAGGAAACGCTCAACGCGGAGTCGCTGCTCACCGCGCTGCGCGACCACGTGGCGATGACCGTCGTGGTCACCGCGATCGTGGTGCTGGTGGCGGTGCCGCTCGGCATCATCGTGACCCGGCCGTGGGCGAAGTGGCTCGCACCGATCTTCCTGGCCATCGCGAACATCGGACAGGCCGCGCCCGCGCTGGGCGTGCTGGTGCTGTGGTTCATCTTCACCGGCGCGGTCGGCGGGCTGTGGGTCGCGGCGCTGCCGCTGGCGTTCTATTCGCTGCTCCCGGTGCTGCGCAACACGATGGTCGGCATCCAGCAGGTGGACCCGTCGCTCATCGACGCGGGCCGCGGCATCGGGATGTCCGCGCAGAAGGTGCTGTGGCGGGTGGAATTCCCGCTCGCGGTCCCGCTGATCCTGGCCGGCCTGCGCACGTCGCTCGTGCTGGCGGTCGGCACCGCGACGTTCGGCATGTTCGTCAATGCCGGCGGGTTCGGCCTCCTGATCGACACCGGCTACAAGCTCAACCTCACGAAGGTGCTGATCACCGGTTCGGTGCTGGCCGTCGCGCTGGCGCTGCTGGTGGACTGGCTGGGCGCGGTCGCCGAGCAGTACTTCGGACCGAAGGGACTGCGCTGA
- a CDS encoding ABC transporter ATP-binding protein — MSVAEHTATEEETVSGVEIELDHVTKRYSGTRAPAVDDFSMVVPAGKIVVFVGPSGCGKTTTMRMINRLIEPTSGRITIGGQDALKLDVDTLRRQIGYAIQQAGLFPHFTVAQNIAVVPGLLGWDKKKVTARVEEMMDLVGLDPADFRDRYPRQLSGGQQQRVGVARALAADPPVLLMDEPFGAVDPITRGNLQDELLRLQTDLKKTIVFVTHDFDEAVKLGDRIAVLGNQSKILQYDTPESILANPADDTVAGFVGAGASLKQLTLLRVRDVELQQDALTTTIDESPADVREKLSKSRKPFALVLDQRRRPIRWVHVRELTNATSLGSVGKPLRDIVSLQSTLQDALEAMLAEGGSVPVTGARGEYAGTIKLDTVIATIQQLRDEHADDHVDEDGATA, encoded by the coding sequence GTGTCCGTGGCTGAGCACACTGCGACCGAAGAAGAAACCGTCTCCGGCGTCGAGATCGAACTCGACCACGTCACCAAGCGCTACTCCGGCACCCGCGCCCCCGCGGTCGACGACTTCTCGATGGTCGTGCCCGCGGGCAAGATCGTGGTGTTCGTCGGCCCGTCCGGCTGCGGCAAGACCACCACGATGCGGATGATCAACCGGCTGATCGAGCCGACGTCCGGCCGCATCACCATCGGCGGGCAGGACGCGCTGAAGCTCGACGTGGACACCCTGCGCCGCCAGATCGGCTACGCGATCCAGCAGGCCGGGCTGTTCCCGCACTTCACCGTCGCGCAGAACATCGCCGTCGTGCCCGGCCTGCTCGGCTGGGACAAGAAGAAGGTGACCGCGCGGGTCGAGGAGATGATGGACCTGGTCGGGCTCGACCCGGCCGATTTCCGCGACCGCTACCCGCGCCAGCTGTCCGGCGGGCAGCAGCAGCGCGTCGGCGTGGCCCGCGCGCTCGCCGCCGACCCGCCGGTGCTGCTGATGGACGAGCCGTTCGGCGCGGTCGACCCGATCACCCGCGGCAACCTGCAGGACGAACTGCTGCGGCTGCAGACTGACCTGAAGAAGACGATCGTCTTCGTCACGCACGACTTCGACGAGGCGGTCAAGCTCGGCGACCGGATCGCGGTGCTCGGCAACCAGTCGAAGATCCTGCAGTACGACACGCCGGAGTCGATCCTGGCGAACCCGGCGGACGACACCGTCGCCGGTTTCGTGGGCGCCGGCGCTTCGCTCAAGCAGCTGACTCTGCTGCGCGTGCGCGACGTCGAGCTGCAGCAGGACGCGCTCACCACGACGATCGACGAATCGCCCGCCGACGTGCGGGAGAAGCTCAGCAAATCGCGCAAGCCGTTCGCGCTGGTGCTCGACCAGCGCCGACGGCCGATCCGCTGGGTGCACGTGCGCGAGCTGACCAACGCGACGTCGCTGGGTTCGGTCGGCAAGCCGCTGCGCGACATCGTGAGCCTCCAGTCGACGCTGCAGGACGCGCTCGAGGCGATGCTCGCCGAAGGCGGTTCGGTGCCGGTCACCGGCGCGCGCGGCGAATACGCGGGCACGATCAAGCTGGACACGGTCATCGCGACGATCCAGCAGCTGCGCGACGAGCACGCAGACGACCACGTCGACGAGGACGGGGCCACAGCATGA
- a CDS encoding ABC transporter permease, translating into MNLFEYISDRWGRLLLQAWLHTSMVVQCTILAAILGVLIGIAVYRSPIGSAVATALASTILTVPSFALLGLLIPLSGLGSTTAVIALVLYGLLPIVRNTIVGLDAVDPAITDAARGIGMSRLSVLTRVELRLAWPAILTGMRVATQMLMGIAVIAAYAKGPGLGAEVFSGLTNAGSTNSLNQALTGTVGVVILALVLDGIYVLIKRFTISRGVRG; encoded by the coding sequence ATGAACCTCTTCGAGTACATCTCGGACCGGTGGGGAAGGCTGCTGCTCCAGGCGTGGCTGCACACCAGCATGGTGGTGCAGTGCACGATCCTCGCCGCGATCCTGGGCGTGCTGATCGGCATCGCCGTCTATCGCAGCCCCATCGGCTCCGCCGTCGCCACGGCACTGGCCAGCACGATCCTCACCGTCCCGTCGTTCGCCCTGCTGGGTCTGCTGATCCCGCTCTCGGGCCTCGGCTCGACCACCGCGGTGATCGCGCTCGTGCTGTACGGCCTGCTGCCCATCGTCCGCAACACGATCGTCGGCCTCGACGCGGTCGACCCGGCGATCACCGACGCCGCCCGCGGCATCGGGATGAGCAGGCTGTCCGTGCTCACCCGGGTCGAACTGCGGCTGGCCTGGCCGGCGATCCTCACCGGCATGCGGGTCGCCACGCAGATGCTCATGGGCATCGCGGTGATCGCGGCCTACGCCAAGGGCCCCGGCCTCGGCGCGGAGGTCTTCTCCGGCCTCACCAACGCCGGGAGCACGAACTCCCTCAACCAGGCCCTCACCGGCACCGTCGGCGTGGTCATCCTCGCGCTGGTGCTCGACGGCATCTACGTCCTGATCAAGCGATTCACCATTTCTAGGGGTGTCCGTGGCTGA